A single Algiphilus sp. DNA region contains:
- a CDS encoding regulatory protein RecX: MRKRPSRSRGEQPASAKTRAVDLLARREHGARELQRKLTARGVDADEAAEAVDALTRDGWQSDERYARAVIRARAGQGYGPRRIRWELGGAGIADGAVAAAFDAEAIDWLDVAREWFARRHTPGTTPAERARHWRRLAGRGFDEGTVRAVLGDAPEFE, encoded by the coding sequence GTGAGGAAGCGACCGAGCAGGAGTAGGGGCGAGCAGCCCGCGTCGGCCAAGACGCGGGCCGTCGACCTGCTCGCGCGCCGCGAGCACGGCGCCCGCGAGCTGCAGCGCAAGCTGACCGCACGCGGCGTCGATGCCGACGAGGCCGCCGAGGCGGTCGATGCGCTCACGCGCGACGGCTGGCAGTCCGACGAGCGCTACGCGCGCGCGGTGATCCGGGCGCGCGCCGGTCAGGGCTACGGGCCGCGCCGGATCCGCTGGGAGCTGGGCGGCGCCGGCATCGCGGACGGCGCCGTCGCGGCCGCCTTCGACGCGGAGGCCATCGACTGGCTGGACGTGGCGCGGGAATGGTTCGCGCGTCGCCACACGCCCGGCACGACTCCCGCCGAGCGCGCCAGGCACTGGCGGCGGCTTGCCGGACGCGGCTTCGACGAGGGCACGGTGCGCGCGGTGCTGGGCGATGCCCCGGAATTCGAGTAG
- the recA gene encoding recombinase RecA, giving the protein MDDNRKKALEAALSQIERQFGKGAVMRMGADDPARDVATVSSGSLSLDVALGIGGLPRGRVVEIYGPESSGKTTLTLHAVAEVQKQGGVAAFVDAEHALDTSYAEKLGVKVDDLLISQPDTGEQALEIADMLVRSGAVDVVVVDSVAALTPKAEIEGEMGDSLPGLQARLMSQALRKLTANIKRTNTMVIFINQIRMKIGVMFGSPETTTGGNALKFYSSVRLDIRRIGTVKKGDEAMGNETRVKVVKNKLAPPFRQATFEILFNEGISRLGELIELGVENKLIDKSGAWYAYNGDKIGQGKENAKQYLRDNPEVAETIEQALREQLLPKRKKREEATEQE; this is encoded by the coding sequence ATGGACGACAACCGCAAGAAGGCACTGGAAGCAGCGCTGTCGCAGATCGAGAGGCAGTTCGGCAAGGGCGCCGTCATGCGCATGGGCGCCGACGATCCGGCGCGCGACGTCGCCACCGTCTCGTCCGGGTCGCTGTCCCTGGATGTCGCGCTCGGCATCGGCGGGCTGCCGCGCGGCCGCGTCGTCGAGATCTACGGGCCGGAGTCCTCGGGCAAGACCACGCTGACCCTGCACGCGGTTGCCGAAGTGCAGAAACAGGGCGGGGTGGCGGCCTTCGTCGACGCCGAGCATGCCCTCGACACCAGCTATGCCGAGAAGCTGGGCGTGAAGGTGGACGACCTGCTCATCTCGCAGCCCGACACCGGCGAGCAGGCGCTGGAGATCGCCGACATGCTGGTGCGCTCCGGCGCGGTCGACGTGGTGGTCGTCGACTCGGTCGCCGCGCTGACGCCCAAGGCCGAGATCGAGGGCGAGATGGGCGATTCGCTGCCCGGCCTGCAGGCGCGGCTGATGAGTCAGGCGCTGCGCAAGCTCACCGCCAACATCAAGCGCACCAACACGATGGTGATCTTCATCAACCAGATCCGCATGAAGATCGGCGTCATGTTCGGATCGCCGGAAACCACCACCGGCGGCAATGCACTCAAGTTCTACTCCTCGGTGCGTCTCGATATCCGCCGCATCGGCACGGTCAAGAAGGGCGACGAGGCGATGGGCAACGAGACCCGCGTCAAGGTCGTCAAGAACAAGCTGGCGCCACCGTTCCGCCAGGCGACCTTCGAGATCCTGTTCAACGAGGGCATCTCGCGGCTCGGCGAGCTCATCGAGCTGGGCGTCGAGAACAAGCTGATCGACAAGTCGGGCGCCTGGTACGCCTACAACGGCGACAAGATCGGGCAGGGCAAGGAGAACGCCAAGCAGTACCTGCGCGACAATCCGGAGGTGGCCGAAACCATCGAGCAGGCCCTTCGCGAGCAGCTCCTGCCCAAGCGCAAGAAGCGTGAGGAAGCGACCGAGCAGGAGTAG
- a CDS encoding CinA family protein, producing MSSPDPIPETVARIARILTARGQWLATAESCTGGGIATACTDLAGSSGWFERAMISYSNRAKQEMLGVDPGLIRDHGAVSEAVVRAMATGALQYAPVHWSIAVSGIAGPSGGSADKPVGTVWFGWSGPDGTDAECRVLPGDRAAVRTATVAHALAGLLARL from the coding sequence ATGAGCAGCCCCGATCCGATTCCCGAAACGGTCGCGCGCATCGCCCGGATACTGACGGCGCGCGGGCAATGGCTGGCGACGGCGGAGTCGTGCACCGGCGGCGGCATCGCCACCGCCTGCACCGATCTCGCCGGCAGCTCGGGCTGGTTCGAGCGCGCCATGATCAGCTACAGCAACCGTGCCAAGCAGGAGATGCTGGGGGTCGATCCCGGGCTCATCCGCGACCACGGCGCCGTCAGCGAAGCGGTCGTGCGCGCGATGGCGACCGGCGCGCTGCAGTACGCGCCGGTGCACTGGAGCATCGCGGTGAGCGGCATCGCAGGGCCGTCCGGCGGCTCGGCGGACAAGCCGGTAGGAACGGTCTGGTTCGGCTGGTCGGGACCGGACGGCACCGATGCCGAATGCCGCGTGCTCCCCGGCGACCGGGCGGCAGTGAGAACCGCCACCGTGGCGCACGCGCTGGCCGGTCTTCTCGCGCGGCTGTGA
- the mutS gene encoding DNA mismatch repair protein MutS has product MPEAPGIDAHTPVMQQYLRLKAQHPERLLFFRMGDFYELFYDDAKRAARLLALTLTKRGESAGAPIPMAGVPVHAAEQYAARLLRMGESVAIAEQMTPPGGKGPVEREVVRILTAGTATDDALLDPTRATLLAARCELRGAHGLAWLDLAAGRFHCLQTDDRGAVDAELARIQPAELLTSDDRDEAGAVRWDRMHFDPTTAYRLLCTQLGTQHLRAFGCEDQPAAIAAAGALLAYVRETQRSALPHVTALRTEDLGRALHIDAGSRRNLEITSSLSGEERHSLVGVLDTCMTSMGSRLMRAWLAQPLRDRAEIGARHDSVARLSDGARCNALRGALKPVHDIERALARVALKSARPRDIASLAETLDALPEIRERLQPLDCARLQALATDLGPHPELAAWLRDALAETLPAQVKDGGVFAAGYDEELDRLRELSTNADGFLAELEARERRRSGIDTLRVGYNRVHGYYIEISRAQAAQAPTDYTRRQTLKNAERFITEELKRFEDQVLSARERSLTRERALFDDLLDRLVGELPALRATASALAELDVLACFAERAAACGYARPELGEEAAVAITGGRHPVVEAIADHPFVPNDVTLDAGTRMQVITGPNMGGKSTFMRQTALIVVMALAGSFVPAESARVGDIRRIFTRIGAADDLAGGQSTFMVEMTETAHILHHADAHSLVLMDEIGRGTSTYDGLALARACAEALAARNRCLCLFATHYFELTELPEHNDGVGNLHLEAAEYGDRFVLLHQVRPGAASRSFGIQVARLAGVPARVLARARDVLERLESSADPAPTGAADPAGQMPLFAAADDPLRRALADVDPDSLTPRDALETLYRLRGLVD; this is encoded by the coding sequence ATGCCCGAAGCCCCCGGAATCGACGCGCACACCCCGGTCATGCAGCAGTACCTGCGCCTCAAGGCGCAGCACCCCGAGCGGCTGCTGTTCTTCCGCATGGGCGACTTCTACGAGCTGTTCTACGACGACGCGAAGCGCGCCGCGCGACTGCTGGCGCTGACCCTCACCAAGCGCGGAGAGTCGGCCGGCGCCCCCATCCCGATGGCGGGTGTCCCGGTGCACGCCGCCGAGCAGTACGCCGCCCGCCTGCTGCGCATGGGCGAGTCGGTGGCCATCGCCGAGCAGATGACGCCGCCGGGCGGAAAGGGCCCGGTCGAGCGCGAGGTGGTGCGCATCCTCACCGCCGGCACCGCCACCGACGACGCGCTCCTCGATCCCACCCGTGCGACGCTGCTGGCGGCACGCTGCGAGCTGCGGGGCGCCCACGGGCTGGCGTGGCTCGATCTGGCAGCCGGGCGCTTTCACTGCCTGCAGACCGACGACCGTGGTGCCGTCGATGCCGAGCTGGCACGCATCCAGCCGGCGGAGCTGCTGACGTCCGATGACCGCGACGAAGCGGGTGCGGTGCGCTGGGACCGGATGCACTTCGATCCGACCACCGCCTATCGCCTGCTGTGCACGCAGCTCGGGACGCAGCACCTGCGCGCCTTCGGCTGCGAGGATCAGCCCGCGGCCATCGCCGCCGCCGGAGCGCTGCTCGCCTATGTGCGCGAGACGCAGCGCAGCGCCCTGCCGCACGTAACCGCGCTGCGTACCGAGGATCTCGGTCGCGCGCTGCACATCGACGCCGGCAGCCGGCGCAACCTGGAGATCACCAGCAGCCTGTCGGGCGAGGAGCGCCACAGCCTGGTCGGCGTGCTCGATACCTGCATGACCAGCATGGGCAGCCGCCTCATGCGCGCTTGGCTGGCCCAGCCGCTCCGCGACCGGGCGGAGATCGGCGCCCGCCACGACAGCGTCGCCCGGCTGAGCGACGGCGCTCGCTGCAACGCGCTGCGCGGCGCGCTGAAACCGGTGCACGACATCGAACGGGCACTGGCACGCGTGGCGCTGAAGAGCGCCCGGCCGCGCGACATCGCCAGTCTCGCCGAGACCCTGGACGCGCTCCCCGAGATCCGCGAACGCCTGCAGCCCCTGGACTGCGCGCGCCTGCAGGCGCTGGCAACCGACCTGGGGCCGCATCCGGAGCTCGCCGCCTGGCTGCGCGACGCCCTGGCCGAGACCCTGCCCGCCCAGGTCAAGGACGGCGGCGTGTTCGCGGCCGGCTACGACGAGGAGCTCGACCGACTGCGCGAGCTGTCCACCAATGCCGACGGTTTCCTCGCCGAGCTCGAGGCCCGCGAGCGCAGGCGTTCGGGCATCGACACGCTGCGCGTGGGTTACAACCGGGTGCACGGCTACTACATCGAGATATCCCGCGCGCAGGCCGCGCAGGCGCCCACCGACTACACCCGCCGGCAGACGCTGAAGAATGCGGAGCGCTTCATCACCGAGGAGCTCAAGCGCTTCGAGGACCAGGTGCTGTCCGCCCGAGAGCGGTCACTGACGCGCGAGCGGGCGCTGTTCGACGACCTGCTCGACCGCCTGGTCGGCGAGCTCCCGGCCCTGCGCGCCACCGCCAGCGCCCTCGCCGAGCTCGACGTGCTGGCCTGCTTCGCCGAACGCGCCGCGGCCTGCGGCTATGCGCGGCCGGAGCTGGGCGAGGAGGCCGCGGTGGCGATCACCGGCGGCCGCCACCCGGTGGTCGAGGCCATCGCCGACCATCCCTTCGTGCCCAATGACGTGACGCTCGACGCGGGCACGCGCATGCAGGTCATCACCGGCCCGAACATGGGCGGCAAATCGACCTTCATGCGACAGACCGCCCTGATCGTGGTCATGGCGCTCGCGGGCAGCTTCGTCCCGGCCGAGTCCGCGCGGGTCGGCGACATCCGCCGGATCTTCACCCGCATCGGCGCCGCCGACGATTTGGCCGGCGGCCAGTCCACCTTCATGGTGGAGATGACCGAGACCGCACACATCCTGCATCACGCCGACGCGCACAGTCTGGTGCTGATGGACGAGATCGGCCGCGGCACCAGCACCTACGACGGCCTGGCGCTGGCGCGGGCCTGCGCCGAGGCGCTCGCCGCGCGCAACCGCTGCCTGTGCCTCTTCGCGACCCACTACTTCGAGCTCACCGAACTGCCCGAGCACAACGACGGCGTCGGCAACCTGCACCTCGAAGCCGCGGAATACGGTGATCGCTTCGTGCTGCTGCACCAGGTGCGCCCCGGTGCCGCCAGTCGCAGCTTCGGGATCCAGGTTGCGCGGCTGGCGGGCGTACCCGCCCGGGTGCTGGCGCGCGCGCGCGATGTGCTGGAGCGGCTCGAATCGTCTGCCGATCCGGCACCGACCGGGGCCGCCGATCCGGCCGGGCAGATGCCGCTGTTCGCCGCGGCGGACGATCCGCTGCGCCGGGCGCTCGCCGATGTCGACCCGGACAGCCTCACGCCCCGCGACGCGCTGGAAACGCTCTATCGGCTCAGGGGCCTCGTCGACTGA
- a CDS encoding DUF2970 domain-containing protein encodes MSSEGQNGNGGQAPLRFIELLQAVAAALLGVQSERARKRDFSRGKPMHFIIIGVLATIVFVLTITGIVQLVLHLATGS; translated from the coding sequence ATGAGCAGCGAAGGTCAGAACGGCAACGGCGGGCAGGCGCCCCTGCGCTTCATCGAACTGCTGCAGGCGGTGGCGGCCGCTCTCCTGGGGGTACAGAGCGAGCGCGCCCGCAAGCGCGATTTTTCCCGTGGCAAGCCGATGCACTTCATCATCATCGGCGTCCTCGCGACCATCGTCTTCGTGCTGACGATCACCGGTATCGTGCAGCTGGTGTTGCACCTTGCCACCGGCAGTTGA
- a CDS encoding DUF2505 domain-containing protein, with translation MATVERTQYLDFDDDCGTVLRMLTDADFYRAKYEALGFEGLQITIETPEDADFGVLARYRTESELPLPSWARKALPDTIRVEQRDCWDRTRSCGSIEIGIHGAPVRISARMTLTPYEGGARNRVDWAFGCRVPVIGKRVAELVAEDVCAKAERDHAFVRAQIAHYR, from the coding sequence ATGGCAACCGTGGAACGCACCCAGTATCTCGACTTCGACGACGACTGCGGCACCGTCCTCCGCATGCTGACCGACGCCGACTTCTACCGCGCGAAGTACGAGGCACTGGGGTTCGAGGGGCTGCAGATCACCATCGAGACACCCGAAGACGCCGATTTCGGGGTGCTGGCGCGCTACCGGACCGAATCCGAGCTGCCGCTGCCATCGTGGGCGCGCAAGGCACTGCCCGATACCATCCGTGTCGAGCAGCGCGACTGCTGGGACAGGACCCGCTCGTGCGGCAGCATCGAGATCGGCATTCACGGCGCGCCGGTGCGGATTTCCGCCCGCATGACGCTGACCCCCTACGAGGGCGGTGCGCGGAATCGGGTGGACTGGGCATTCGGCTGCCGCGTGCCGGTGATCGGCAAGCGGGTTGCCGAGCTGGTGGCCGAGGACGTGTGTGCCAAGGCGGAGCGCGATCACGCCTTCGTGCGCGCACAGATCGCACACTATCGCTGA
- a CDS encoding DUF1329 domain-containing protein yields MTLGRTTLAIAASAVWAFSTSAPAAVSADEAKRLGGELTPIGANPEGNEAGTIPAWEPQEKKGPLSGEYPADPEIDAEEPRLTITAENMDQHADKLSEGHKLLLERFPDSYKMNIYPTHRIANWPDEIKEATKRNATKCEFRGPDDITNCEIGFPFPIPQTGAEVIWNHKLKWRGNNARRYNNQMIVQPDGEYQFTKIVEDVTFSYANVNDPIPIEDGQGEYLRYLSETVAPVRLAGTFILVHEKVGTGEAGRRAWLYSPGLRRIRRAPSVCCDNPYEGTDGHQFYDQVDMFNGVLERFNWKLLGKKEMYVPYNSHRISGPDTSYDDLASPRHLNPELPRYELHRVWVVEAENKEDLRHTFGKKVLYIDEDSWNIVMIDNYDHRGEMMQFQEGHLSFAQNILATGTSPEVIYHLNTGRYFLTALANEDRPIDSTVTYDDSFFTAAAVQRKTSR; encoded by the coding sequence ATGACCCTAGGTAGGACCACACTCGCGATCGCTGCGAGCGCCGTCTGGGCGTTCTCGACGAGCGCTCCAGCGGCCGTTTCCGCGGATGAAGCCAAGCGGCTGGGCGGTGAGCTCACGCCCATCGGCGCCAACCCGGAAGGCAACGAGGCGGGCACCATCCCGGCATGGGAGCCGCAGGAGAAGAAGGGGCCGCTTTCGGGCGAGTACCCCGCCGATCCCGAGATCGATGCGGAAGAGCCGCGGCTGACCATCACCGCGGAAAACATGGACCAGCATGCGGACAAGCTGTCCGAGGGACACAAGCTGCTGCTCGAGCGCTTCCCGGACAGCTACAAGATGAACATCTACCCGACCCATCGCATCGCGAACTGGCCGGACGAGATCAAGGAAGCCACCAAGCGGAACGCGACCAAGTGCGAGTTCCGCGGGCCGGACGACATCACCAACTGCGAGATCGGGTTCCCGTTCCCGATTCCGCAGACCGGCGCGGAAGTGATCTGGAACCACAAGCTGAAGTGGCGCGGCAACAACGCCCGGCGCTACAACAACCAGATGATCGTGCAGCCGGACGGCGAGTATCAGTTCACCAAGATCGTCGAGGACGTGACTTTCAGCTATGCGAACGTCAACGATCCGATTCCGATCGAGGACGGGCAGGGCGAGTACCTGCGCTATCTGTCCGAGACGGTGGCGCCGGTGCGACTGGCGGGCACTTTCATCCTGGTGCACGAGAAGGTCGGTACCGGTGAGGCAGGGCGTCGCGCCTGGCTGTATTCGCCGGGTCTGCGCCGCATCCGTCGCGCGCCGTCGGTGTGCTGCGACAACCCGTATGAAGGCACCGACGGGCACCAGTTCTACGATCAGGTCGACATGTTCAATGGCGTCCTCGAGCGCTTCAACTGGAAGCTGCTGGGCAAGAAGGAGATGTACGTCCCGTACAATTCGCACAGGATCTCCGGCCCGGACACCAGCTATGACGACCTCGCTTCGCCGCGCCACCTGAATCCGGAACTGCCGCGCTACGAGCTGCATCGCGTCTGGGTGGTCGAGGCCGAGAACAAGGAAGACCTGCGCCATACCTTCGGCAAGAAGGTGCTCTACATCGACGAGGACAGCTGGAACATCGTGATGATCGACAACTACGATCATCGCGGCGAGATGATGCAGTTCCAGGAGGGCCATCTCTCCTTCGCGCAGAACATCCTCGCGACCGGCACCAGCCCCGAGGTGATCTATCACCTCAACACCGGGCGCTACTTCCTCACGGCGCTCGCCAACGAGGATCGCCCGATCGACAGCACCGTGACCTACGACGACAGCTTCTTCACCGCCGCAGCGGTGCAGCGCAAGACCTCGCGCTGA
- a CDS encoding AarF/ABC1/UbiB kinase family protein, which produces MTRLGMGTGARFAAHSFGNLFRDASHRKDADRDFYRDEAGKLADALGNLKGSVMKAGQMLSLYAQYFLPPEAVDVLSGLQDDTAPVSWSVIEPVLQRGLGDKRLAEIEVDRRPLAAASLGQAHRARRRSDGTELVLKIQYPGVGDAIESDVRTLKRLLSMTRLAPRGLDMEPVFNEVREMLHREVDYASEARYTKDYARRLADDARFIVPRVYDEYSADMVLALSYEPGVSIRHASVAALPQDTRNDIAYAFIEIFLREFFSWGMVQTDPHFGNYRIRLADDAPPRIVLLDFGATRIFGRGFIEGYRRLLSGALFGPRDDIFEGAMQIGLMEADHPRAVLDAFAELVELIMEPFRQPDEAGANPELLTPDGAYRFADSDLLPRAAQKVARNSLSRWFRVPPREIVFLHRRLAGAFMACGVLGAELKGRAMLMEALGIDDPNPS; this is translated from the coding sequence ATGACCCGGCTGGGGATGGGCACCGGCGCCCGGTTCGCCGCCCACAGCTTCGGCAATCTGTTCCGCGATGCCTCGCATCGCAAGGATGCCGATCGCGACTTCTACCGCGACGAGGCCGGGAAGCTCGCCGACGCGCTGGGCAATCTCAAGGGCAGCGTGATGAAGGCGGGGCAGATGCTCTCGCTCTACGCGCAGTACTTCCTGCCGCCGGAAGCGGTCGACGTGCTGTCCGGGCTGCAGGACGACACCGCCCCGGTCTCGTGGTCGGTGATCGAGCCGGTGCTGCAGCGCGGACTGGGCGACAAGCGGCTCGCCGAGATCGAGGTGGACCGCCGGCCACTGGCGGCCGCGTCGCTCGGACAGGCGCATCGGGCCCGCCGGCGCAGCGACGGTACCGAGCTGGTGCTCAAGATCCAGTATCCGGGCGTCGGCGATGCCATCGAGAGCGACGTCCGGACGCTCAAACGGCTGCTCAGCATGACCCGGCTGGCGCCACGCGGACTCGACATGGAGCCGGTCTTCAACGAGGTGCGCGAGATGCTGCACCGCGAGGTCGACTACGCCAGCGAAGCGCGCTACACCAAGGATTACGCGCGCCGCCTGGCCGACGATGCGCGCTTCATCGTGCCACGGGTGTACGACGAGTATTCCGCCGACATGGTGCTGGCGCTCTCCTACGAGCCGGGCGTGAGCATCCGGCACGCATCGGTGGCCGCGCTGCCCCAGGACACGCGCAACGACATCGCCTACGCCTTCATCGAGATATTCCTGCGCGAGTTCTTCTCGTGGGGCATGGTGCAGACCGACCCGCATTTCGGGAACTACCGCATCCGCCTGGCCGACGACGCGCCGCCGCGCATCGTGCTCCTCGACTTCGGCGCCACCCGCATATTCGGTCGTGGTTTCATCGAGGGCTACCGGCGGCTGCTGTCGGGCGCGCTGTTCGGCCCCCGCGACGACATCTTCGAGGGCGCGATGCAGATCGGCCTGATGGAGGCGGATCACCCGCGCGCGGTGCTCGATGCCTTCGCCGAGCTGGTCGAGCTCATCATGGAACCGTTCCGGCAGCCGGACGAGGCGGGCGCCAATCCGGAACTCCTCACGCCGGACGGTGCCTATCGTTTCGCGGACTCGGATCTGCTGCCGCGCGCGGCACAGAAGGTCGCGCGCAACTCGCTCTCGCGCTGGTTCCGGGTGCCGCCGCGAGAGATCGTCTTCCTGCACCGGCGACTGGCCGGTGCATTCATGGCCTGCGGCGTGCTCGGCGCCGAACTCAAGGGACGTGCGATGCTGATGGAGGCGCTTGGCATCGACGACCCCAACCCGAGCTGA